From the genome of Sphingomonas sp. HMP6, one region includes:
- a CDS encoding methyl-accepting chemotaxis protein, with amino-acid sequence MFESFVKATPIRAKLLISYGTLIGLTAIVALASLLPGVFGFAVGVAATVISCLLGMKFRSMIADPYVATVVRMEGLAAGDLASPIAFTDYTDCVGRMTTAMATFRETANAVNRLAAINEEVVAAIGVKMNELAGGDLSADITADFPESFVEVKNGFNAALINLRELIGGVAHSADGIRTGSAEIAQASEDLARRTESNAASLEETSAALTQIDGRLKATALSSSQTVTRADQAIATVDGGRVTAEEAVQAMGRVSDSAKGIDSVIEGLDKIAFQTRVLAMNAAVEAGRAGDAGRGFAVVADLVSALAMRAEEEAKRARDQLTVTQSEIGSAVDAVRRVDTALANISGDVAVVHKLLGTMADDATAQSAAITQISAAIGAMDQSTQQNAAMVEETSAAARNLTSEVSALSDQTAMFTIDTGSTGRRKAEAQRAAPAARTKSPTPYRSPITALASQATRDAVPAGGDDWNAF; translated from the coding sequence ATGTTCGAGTCGTTCGTCAAGGCAACGCCTATTCGCGCCAAGTTGCTGATTTCATATGGTACGTTGATCGGTCTCACCGCAATTGTGGCGCTGGCGTCGCTCTTGCCGGGGGTGTTTGGTTTTGCGGTCGGCGTGGCGGCGACGGTGATTTCCTGCCTGTTGGGCATGAAATTCCGGAGCATGATCGCGGATCCCTATGTTGCGACCGTCGTCCGCATGGAAGGCCTGGCTGCTGGCGATCTCGCGTCGCCAATCGCCTTCACCGACTATACCGACTGTGTCGGACGGATGACGACGGCCATGGCCACGTTCCGTGAAACCGCCAATGCGGTCAACCGCCTCGCGGCAATCAATGAAGAGGTTGTCGCGGCGATCGGCGTGAAGATGAACGAGCTCGCAGGCGGCGACTTGTCGGCCGACATTACCGCAGACTTCCCCGAGAGCTTTGTCGAAGTGAAAAATGGTTTCAACGCAGCGTTGATCAATCTTCGCGAGTTGATCGGCGGGGTCGCCCACAGCGCCGACGGCATCCGCACCGGGTCCGCTGAAATCGCTCAAGCATCCGAGGATCTCGCGCGCCGCACCGAAAGCAATGCCGCCAGCCTGGAGGAAACCAGCGCCGCGCTGACTCAAATCGATGGTCGGCTGAAGGCCACCGCGCTCTCGTCCTCACAAACGGTCACGCGCGCCGATCAGGCTATCGCGACTGTGGATGGCGGCCGCGTCACGGCGGAGGAAGCGGTGCAGGCGATGGGCCGCGTCAGCGATAGCGCAAAGGGCATCGACAGCGTGATCGAGGGGCTCGACAAGATCGCGTTCCAGACGCGCGTCCTGGCGATGAACGCTGCGGTTGAGGCCGGTCGCGCGGGCGATGCCGGGCGTGGCTTCGCGGTCGTCGCAGACCTTGTCTCCGCGCTTGCCATGCGCGCCGAGGAAGAGGCCAAGCGCGCACGCGATCAGCTGACCGTGACACAGAGTGAAATCGGCTCGGCGGTCGACGCGGTGCGACGCGTCGACACTGCGCTCGCCAATATCTCGGGCGATGTCGCCGTGGTCCACAAACTGCTGGGCACTATGGCTGACGATGCCACCGCGCAATCCGCAGCGATCACGCAGATCTCGGCGGCGATTGGCGCGATGGACCAGTCGACCCAGCAGAATGCGGCAATGGTGGAGGAAACGTCTGCCGCCGCGCGCAACCTGACCAGTGAGGTCAGCGCGCTATCGGACCAGACTGCGATGTTCACGATCGACACGGGATCGACCGGTCGGCGCAAGGCCGAAGCGCAGCGCGCCGCCCCGGCCGCCAGGACGAAATCGCCCACGCCCTACCGCTCGCCGATCACCGCGCTGGCCTCGCAGGCGACCCGCGACGCTGTGCCCGCCGGTGGGGACGACTGGAACGCTTTCTAG
- a CDS encoding OB-fold-containig protein: MVAFVVMIGIGLIEAIGLGLGELGVDADAGLDGADGSGGVLDWLGLGARLPILIWLTSLLGCFTIVGVAVQQTSAAITGAPLSAGFAAGIALIVGGFINVFAARGLARIMPSYESTVISQGDFMRQRGTILEGVAKRGHPARAKIIDQHGQAHFVMVEPHHDTDVIAEGETALLVRRDGSIFFVLPDAPTALRPV; this comes from the coding sequence ATGGTCGCGTTTGTCGTGATGATCGGCATTGGCTTGATCGAGGCGATTGGCCTTGGTTTGGGTGAACTTGGCGTCGACGCCGATGCCGGCCTCGATGGAGCCGATGGTTCGGGCGGGGTGCTTGACTGGCTCGGCTTGGGGGCGAGGCTGCCGATCTTGATTTGGCTAACGTCTTTGCTTGGCTGCTTTACGATCGTTGGTGTGGCGGTGCAGCAGACCTCGGCCGCTATTACGGGTGCGCCGCTGTCCGCGGGGTTCGCCGCAGGCATCGCGCTCATCGTCGGCGGTTTCATCAATGTGTTCGCGGCCCGTGGCCTTGCCCGGATTATGCCGAGCTACGAATCGACCGTCATCTCGCAGGGCGACTTCATGCGCCAGCGCGGCACGATCCTGGAAGGCGTTGCCAAGCGTGGCCACCCGGCGCGCGCCAAGATCATCGATCAGCACGGCCAGGCCCATTTCGTGATGGTCGAGCCACACCACGACACCGACGTCATTGCCGAAGGTGAAACGGCGCTGCTTGTCCGCAGGGATGGCAGCATCTTCTTTGTTCTGCCCGACGCGCCGACCGCGCTGCGTCCGGTCTAA
- a CDS encoding flotillin family protein, with the protein MPASLINILIYAVIVLVVLAVIGLILTRLYRRATKDVALIRTGFGGEKVVLNGGIMVIPVLHELMQVRLTTVKLEVSRLNKDALITLDKLRVDVVGLFHIKVKPDAESIAAAAQTLGDAVNSPDAVKSLLDGKLVSALRSVAATMTMEHLHANRADFIQKVQEALMTDLDMNGFQLESVSITHFDQTAFEHFNENNAFDAEGLTVLTRTIEERKKIRNDIVATNRVEIEQRNLDANNQSLEIAQAAEQARLTQGQTLAALRAQQATAIATAEAEQTQLAEIARISAEQAQAVAQTEADKITQTATIARDGAIQTATIERDRNIELARITTAVQTAQKSEEESTATAAANEARALAVRAEESVATAKATEIANRTKNVAVIAATQRAQEEAVQITVAAQADKEAAEARATALRTEANAEADAEKARAEGRAAAFKVDAAGQTALNEATNILSDAQTALLVRKAMLEALPGILAAAGKPIEQIDRISILDARGLHGDGGGSDGTGNATNLADAAVAAAMRYRVGGPLIDALMSELGMNGATMGGMLAGAAAVEQLGDGSASGVTTETGPAGKGTNGATHRVSGSASAST; encoded by the coding sequence GTGCCTGCATCGCTTATCAATATCCTGATTTACGCCGTAATCGTTCTGGTTGTTCTTGCTGTAATCGGCCTGATTCTGACGCGCCTTTACCGCCGAGCGACCAAGGACGTGGCGCTGATCCGAACCGGCTTCGGTGGCGAGAAGGTGGTGCTCAACGGCGGGATCATGGTGATCCCGGTGCTGCATGAACTGATGCAGGTGCGGCTGACGACGGTGAAGCTGGAAGTGTCGCGCCTCAACAAGGACGCCCTGATCACGCTCGACAAGCTCCGCGTCGATGTTGTTGGCCTGTTCCATATCAAGGTGAAGCCCGATGCGGAATCGATCGCTGCCGCCGCGCAGACGCTGGGCGATGCGGTCAACAGTCCCGATGCCGTCAAATCGTTGCTCGACGGCAAGCTGGTCTCGGCGCTCCGTTCGGTCGCCGCCACGATGACCATGGAGCATTTGCACGCCAACCGCGCCGACTTCATTCAGAAGGTGCAGGAAGCGCTCATGACCGATCTCGACATGAATGGCTTCCAGCTTGAATCCGTCAGCATTACGCATTTCGACCAGACGGCTTTCGAGCATTTCAACGAGAATAATGCGTTCGACGCCGAGGGTCTCACCGTGCTGACCCGCACGATCGAAGAACGAAAGAAAATCCGCAACGACATCGTGGCGACCAACCGCGTCGAAATCGAACAACGCAATCTCGATGCCAATAACCAGTCGCTCGAAATCGCGCAGGCGGCCGAGCAAGCGCGACTGACCCAGGGGCAGACGCTTGCCGCGTTGCGGGCGCAACAGGCGACGGCGATCGCGACCGCCGAAGCCGAACAGACCCAGCTCGCCGAAATCGCCCGCATCTCTGCAGAGCAAGCCCAGGCCGTGGCGCAAACCGAGGCGGACAAAATCACCCAAACCGCGACGATCGCGCGCGACGGCGCCATTCAGACGGCGACCATCGAACGTGATCGCAACATCGAGCTCGCCCGCATTACCACCGCAGTGCAGACAGCACAGAAGTCGGAGGAAGAGTCGACAGCGACCGCCGCAGCGAACGAAGCGCGTGCGCTTGCGGTGCGTGCTGAGGAAAGCGTGGCAACGGCCAAGGCGACGGAAATCGCCAACCGCACAAAGAACGTCGCGGTCATCGCAGCGACGCAGCGGGCGCAGGAGGAAGCTGTCCAGATCACCGTGGCGGCGCAAGCAGATAAGGAAGCGGCCGAGGCGCGCGCCACAGCGCTACGCACCGAAGCCAACGCTGAGGCTGACGCCGAAAAGGCGCGTGCCGAAGGCCGTGCAGCAGCCTTCAAGGTCGATGCGGCGGGCCAGACCGCGTTGAACGAAGCAACCAACATCTTGAGCGATGCGCAAACGGCGCTCCTGGTCCGCAAGGCCATGTTGGAAGCTCTCCCCGGAATTCTGGCCGCTGCAGGAAAGCCCATCGAGCAAATCGATAGGATCAGCATCCTTGACGCACGCGGGCTGCACGGGGACGGAGGCGGCAGCGATGGCACCGGAAACGCGACCAATCTGGCTGACGCGGCCGTGGCGGCTGCAATGCGCTACCGGGTCGGCGGGCCGCTGATCGATGCGCTCATGAGCGAATTGGGGATGAACGGCGCCACGATGGGTGGCATGCTTGCCGGCGCGGCGGCGGTCGAGCAGCTTGGAGACGGCAGTGCGTCGGGCGTCACCACGGAAACAGGACCGGCCGGTAAGGGCACCAACGGTGCCACGCACCGTGTTTCAGGGAGCGCCTCCGCCTCGACGTGA
- a CDS encoding lipocalin-like domain-containing protein: MRVSPIVALLAAASLTASAPAPYPVVKPGIVLRFPRDHGAHPQFRTEWWYVTGWLRTADGADLGFQVTFFRTRPPVDPANPSRFAAGQVLFAHAGLSDPRIGRLLHGERSARAGFGLANAAIADADVAIRDWRLRRTKDGNWATQVTAPDFALALAFAPTQPPLPQGQGGYSRKGPQPAAASYYYSIPHLRVSGRVRRGGTSVAVTGEAWLDREWSSNYLGGDAQGWDWTGLNFDDGSALMAFRIRRKTGGTLWAGGSLRRADGTTVVLAPGDIALRPLARWRSPVTGAVYPVAQELSVRLPDGVHRWRLTPLFAAQELDARRSGLPVYWEGAVRTPGGRGYLELTGYDRALTM, translated from the coding sequence ATGCGCGTGTCCCCGATCGTAGCGCTTCTCGCCGCTGCGAGCCTGACCGCATCTGCACCAGCACCCTACCCGGTGGTGAAGCCCGGCATCGTGCTACGCTTCCCGCGCGATCACGGCGCGCATCCGCAGTTTCGCACCGAATGGTGGTACGTCACCGGCTGGCTCCGCACTGCGGACGGTGCCGATCTCGGCTTTCAGGTCACGTTCTTTCGCACCCGCCCGCCGGTCGATCCGGCCAATCCGAGCCGTTTCGCCGCAGGGCAGGTGCTGTTTGCGCACGCTGGTTTGTCGGACCCGAGGATCGGCCGCTTGCTTCACGGAGAGCGCTCTGCGCGGGCGGGGTTCGGCCTGGCCAATGCGGCCATCGCCGATGCCGACGTCGCGATCCGCGATTGGCGGTTGCGGCGGACCAAGGACGGCAACTGGGCGACCCAGGTGACGGCACCCGACTTCGCGCTCGCGCTCGCTTTCGCGCCGACCCAGCCGCCCCTGCCGCAGGGCCAGGGCGGGTATAGCCGCAAGGGGCCGCAACCCGCGGCGGCGAGCTATTATTACTCGATCCCGCACCTGCGGGTCTCGGGCCGGGTCCGCCGCGGCGGTACCTCGGTCGCAGTCACCGGCGAGGCGTGGCTCGATCGCGAATGGTCCTCCAACTACCTCGGGGGCGATGCGCAAGGGTGGGACTGGACTGGCCTCAACTTCGATGACGGCAGCGCGCTGATGGCGTTCCGTATCCGGCGCAAGACGGGCGGGACGCTGTGGGCGGGCGGATCGCTGCGCCGCGCCGATGGCACGACCGTCGTCCTGGCGCCAGGCGACATTGCGTTGCGGCCGCTGGCGCGGTGGCGCAGCCCCGTGACCGGCGCGGTGTATCCGGTGGCGCAGGAACTCAGCGTGAGGCTGCCCGATGGCGTACACCGCTGGCGGCTCACCCCGCTCTTTGCAGCGCAGGAACTCGATGCGCGACGCAGCGGTCTGCCGGTCTATTGGGAAGGTGCAGTGCGGACGCCGGGTGGACGTGGGTATCTCGAACTGACGGGCTACGACCGGGCCCTGACGATGTGA
- a CDS encoding FtsX-like permease family protein, which produces MRAEPGLWSGRLALGWLIAGEWRFHPARFLVTAVAIAVGVALGFAVHLVNGSALASFDSAVRGVNGAADLSVKATSRLGFDERLYPRVALASGVGDASPVVQLEARIGAARMTLLGLDILRAAAVTPTLIGVRPRGTDADGGAVFDEASVFLSRAALERSGAKVGAMVTIAANGRAGPFRIAGTLPGAAEGSAVAVMDIAAAQWRFDRIGRLDRIDVKVADRAAAEAALAKVLPGDAVISTAQAQSQQGDALSRAYRVNLDMLALVALLTGGFLVYSAQSLSVVRRQRAFALLRTLGMPRGGVVTAVVAEGVAIGVIGSGIGLAAGYGLAWGAVHWLGGDLGAGYFRGAGAGLVSQPLAALGFFAVGLLAAVAGSAVPARLAARAAPAAALKNAGDVIDPRQRVAWWPAAALLAAGSVVSLLPPVAHLPLFGFAGMALLLAGGIAGVPWFARALLAPLARATIRTVPRQLAIRHLYGAPGEAATALCGIVASTALMIAMATMVTSFRGAVDDWLGQVLSGDLYMRTNAGASFDPATRARLAATPGVAGMAFGRQLALTITPDRPPIALVARPQSAGEDRQFVLIARADVLPTGITPIWVSEPAQRLYRWNPGDVIRLPIGGGTRFAVAGVWRDYARQGGAVLIDDADYQRLTGDSGRDEASATLLPGSDAAAVMQRLRARVPPELRSQVDITQPAILRRFALTLFDRSFAVTYLLEAIAILVGLAGVAATMSAQTLAREREFGMLRHLGLTRGQLSAMLATEGAIVGLTGALAGIGLGLVLAQVLIHVINPQSFNWTMDTRVPVGTLLAVAAALTGAAAVTAVLAGRRATSRGAVQSVREDW; this is translated from the coding sequence GTGCGCGCTGAGCCCGGCCTGTGGTCGGGGCGGCTCGCGCTCGGCTGGTTGATCGCAGGCGAGTGGCGCTTTCATCCCGCGCGCTTCCTGGTCACTGCTGTGGCGATTGCGGTCGGGGTGGCGCTCGGCTTCGCGGTACATTTGGTAAACGGTTCGGCGCTCGCGTCGTTCGACAGCGCGGTGCGCGGCGTGAACGGCGCGGCCGATTTGAGCGTGAAGGCGACCAGTCGGCTCGGCTTCGACGAGCGCCTGTATCCCCGCGTGGCGCTCGCCAGCGGGGTCGGTGACGCAAGTCCCGTCGTTCAACTCGAAGCGCGGATCGGCGCGGCGCGGATGACGCTGCTCGGGCTCGACATCCTGCGGGCGGCGGCAGTGACGCCGACGCTGATCGGGGTCCGCCCGCGCGGGACCGATGCGGACGGCGGCGCGGTTTTCGACGAAGCGAGCGTCTTCCTGTCGCGCGCAGCCCTCGAACGGAGCGGTGCCAAAGTCGGGGCGATGGTCACGATTGCCGCGAACGGGCGTGCGGGGCCGTTTCGGATCGCGGGCACGCTTCCCGGCGCTGCCGAGGGTAGCGCGGTCGCGGTGATGGACATCGCCGCCGCGCAGTGGCGGTTCGACCGGATCGGACGGCTCGATCGGATCGACGTGAAGGTCGCGGATCGCGCAGCGGCAGAGGCGGCGCTCGCGAAGGTCCTGCCCGGTGACGCTGTGATCTCGACCGCGCAAGCGCAGTCGCAGCAGGGCGATGCGCTGTCCCGCGCGTACCGCGTCAATCTCGACATGCTGGCGCTCGTCGCGCTGCTGACCGGCGGGTTCCTGGTCTATTCGGCGCAGTCGCTGTCGGTCGTCCGGCGGCAGCGGGCCTTTGCGCTGCTGCGGACGCTCGGCATGCCGCGCGGCGGGGTGGTGACGGCCGTTGTGGCCGAGGGCGTGGCGATCGGCGTGATCGGTTCGGGCATCGGGCTTGCGGCGGGTTATGGGCTTGCCTGGGGCGCGGTGCACTGGCTGGGCGGCGACCTTGGCGCCGGATATTTTCGCGGCGCGGGGGCGGGGTTGGTGTCGCAGCCGCTCGCCGCGCTAGGCTTCTTCGCGGTCGGCCTGCTGGCGGCGGTTGCCGGAAGCGCGGTACCAGCGCGACTGGCAGCGCGCGCGGCACCGGCTGCGGCGCTGAAGAATGCCGGCGACGTGATCGATCCGCGGCAACGCGTGGCGTGGTGGCCGGCGGCCGCTCTGCTGGCCGCAGGGAGTGTGGTGTCGTTGCTGCCGCCCGTCGCGCATTTGCCGCTGTTCGGTTTTGCCGGGATGGCGCTGTTGCTCGCCGGTGGCATTGCGGGGGTGCCGTGGTTCGCGCGCGCGCTGCTGGCGCCGCTCGCCCGCGCCACGATCCGCACGGTCCCGCGCCAGCTCGCGATCCGGCATTTGTACGGCGCGCCGGGTGAGGCCGCGACCGCGCTGTGCGGCATCGTCGCGTCGACGGCGCTGATGATTGCGATGGCCACGATGGTGACGAGCTTCCGTGGCGCGGTCGACGACTGGCTCGGCCAAGTGCTCAGCGGCGATCTGTATATGCGCACCAATGCGGGCGCGAGCTTCGACCCGGCGACGCGCGCGCGGCTTGCCGCGACGCCCGGTGTCGCGGGTATGGCGTTCGGACGCCAGCTCGCGCTGACCATCACGCCCGATCGTCCGCCGATCGCGCTCGTCGCGCGGCCGCAAAGCGCCGGGGAGGATCGTCAGTTCGTGCTGATCGCGCGCGCGGACGTACTGCCGACGGGCATCACGCCGATCTGGGTGTCGGAACCGGCGCAGCGCCTCTACCGCTGGAACCCCGGCGACGTGATCCGCTTGCCGATCGGCGGCGGCACGCGCTTCGCGGTGGCGGGCGTGTGGCGCGACTATGCGCGGCAAGGCGGGGCGGTGCTGATCGACGACGCCGACTATCAGCGTCTGACCGGCGACAGCGGACGCGACGAGGCGTCGGCGACGCTCCTACCCGGCAGCGACGCAGCCGCGGTGATGCAGCGGCTGCGCGCGCGCGTCCCGCCGGAGTTGCGTAGCCAAGTCGATATCACCCAGCCGGCGATCCTGCGCCGCTTCGCCTTGACGCTGTTCGACCGGAGTTTCGCCGTGACCTACCTGCTCGAAGCGATCGCCATCCTGGTCGGGCTGGCCGGTGTCGCCGCGACCATGTCGGCGCAGACGCTCGCGAGAGAACGCGAGTTCGGGATGCTGCGCCATCTCGGCCTGACGCGCGGCCAATTGAGCGCGATGCTCGCGACCGAGGGTGCGATCGTCGGGCTGACTGGTGCGCTGGCCGGGATCGGGCTCGGGCTGGTGCTGGCGCAAGTGCTGATCCATGTGATCAACCCACAATCGTTCAACTGGACGATGGATACGCGTGTGCCCGTTGGGACCTTGCTGGCGGTGGCAGCGGCGCTGACCGGTGCGGCCGCGGTGACTGCGGTGCTGGCCGGTCGGCGCGCGACGTCGCGCGGCGCGGTGCAATCGGTGCGGGAGGATTGGTGA
- a CDS encoding ABC transporter ATP-binding protein translates to MTDPSLLMVRALAKSVPGPRMLFRGLDFAVGSGEIVAITGESGVGKSTLLNILAGLDDADAGAVAIEGVTLGGLDETARTRLRRERIGFVFQAFHILPYLTLQQNVALPLALVSPDAAAAQVEAEAMLAAVGLGGRGAGYARDLSGGELQRVAIARALVHRPALILADEPTGNLDPETAVRVLTLFADAARERGAAAVLVTHSAATAAIADRVLTLTTEGLVERAR, encoded by the coding sequence ATGACTGATCCTTCCCTCTTGATGGTGCGCGCGCTCGCAAAAAGCGTCCCTGGTCCGCGCATGCTGTTTCGCGGGTTGGATTTTGCAGTGGGCTCTGGGGAGATCGTGGCGATTACCGGCGAATCCGGCGTCGGCAAATCGACGCTGCTCAACATCCTCGCCGGGTTGGACGACGCCGATGCAGGCGCGGTGGCGATCGAAGGGGTTACGCTCGGCGGCCTCGACGAAACCGCGCGCACGCGGTTGCGGCGCGAGCGGATCGGCTTCGTTTTTCAGGCTTTCCACATCCTGCCGTACCTCACGTTGCAGCAGAACGTCGCGTTACCGCTGGCGCTGGTCTCGCCCGACGCGGCAGCAGCGCAGGTCGAGGCGGAGGCGATGCTCGCTGCGGTCGGGCTTGGCGGGCGCGGCGCGGGCTATGCGCGCGACCTGTCGGGCGGCGAGTTGCAGCGCGTGGCGATCGCGCGCGCGCTGGTCCATCGGCCAGCGCTCATCCTCGCGGACGAGCCGACCGGCAACCTCGATCCCGAAACTGCCGTCCGCGTGCTGACGCTGTTCGCCGATGCCGCGCGTGAGCGTGGCGCGGCGGCGGTGCTCGTCACCCATTCCGCCGCGACCGCCGCGATTGCAGACCGCGTGCTGACGCTTACCACCGAGGGCCTGGTCGAGCGTGCGCGCTGA
- a CDS encoding phytoene/squalene synthase family protein, producing MSGARSSGPTRDAIVATAQEAIARGSRSFAAASRLFDRENRERAWLLYAWCRACDDIADGQDHGHGMTPGDGPARLAEITEKTEAALAGQVVGDPAFDALRLFADEVKLPPALPRDLIAGFALDAVEWRPQSEQDLYQYCYHVAGVVGCMMALAMGVDPGDDATLDRACDLGLAFQLANIARDVGEDARAGRCYLPQDWLDAAGIPAGDLLAPQYRDALGRLGVRLAERAAAYEASARFGTPALAFRSAWAVLAAADIYGAIARQVAVLGPRAWDKRVATSGAAKIAMMARAWGQAQRRGALYSAQPRDATLWTRPRATHR from the coding sequence TTGAGCGGCGCGCGTTCCAGCGGCCCCACCCGCGACGCGATCGTCGCGACCGCGCAGGAAGCGATCGCGCGCGGGTCGCGCAGCTTTGCCGCCGCCAGCCGCCTGTTCGACCGCGAAAATCGTGAACGCGCGTGGTTGCTCTACGCCTGGTGCCGAGCGTGCGACGACATTGCCGACGGGCAGGACCACGGCCACGGCATGACGCCCGGCGACGGCCCTGCGCGGCTTGCCGAGATTACCGAGAAGACCGAGGCGGCGCTGGCGGGGCAGGTGGTCGGCGACCCCGCCTTCGATGCGCTCCGCCTGTTCGCGGACGAGGTGAAGCTCCCCCCCGCCTTACCGCGCGATCTGATCGCGGGCTTCGCGCTCGATGCGGTGGAATGGCGACCGCAGAGCGAGCAGGACCTCTACCAATATTGCTATCATGTCGCGGGGGTCGTCGGGTGCATGATGGCGCTGGCGATGGGGGTGGACCCAGGCGACGACGCGACGCTCGACCGCGCGTGCGACCTCGGCCTTGCGTTCCAACTGGCGAACATCGCGCGCGACGTGGGTGAGGATGCGCGCGCCGGGCGCTGTTATCTGCCGCAGGACTGGCTCGATGCGGCGGGCATCCCGGCGGGCGACCTGCTCGCGCCGCAGTATCGCGATGCGCTCGGACGGCTCGGCGTGCGGCTGGCCGAGCGCGCGGCGGCGTATGAAGCGAGCGCGCGCTTCGGAACGCCCGCGCTGGCGTTCCGATCGGCCTGGGCGGTGCTGGCGGCGGCGGACATTTACGGCGCGATCGCGCGCCAAGTGGCGGTACTCGGCCCGCGCGCGTGGGACAAAAGGGTGGCGACGTCGGGCGCGGCGAAGATCGCCATGATGGCCCGCGCCTGGGGGCAAGCGCAAAGGCGCGGGGCGCTGTATTCCGCACAGCCGCGCGACGCGACCCTATGGACGAGGCCGCGCGCGACGCACCGCTAA
- a CDS encoding TIGR00730 family Rossman fold protein codes for MKRLAIYCGSATPADPVYIDCAREVGRTLAERGIGVVYGGGRLGLMGAVADAALAAGGEVIGIIPQALVDAEVAHKGCTELHIVGTMHQRKQAFTDLSDGFVNLPGGTGTMDELWEALSWAQIGYHAKPVGLLNIAGYYDHLVAFYHHMAEVGFLRAQHRDIMLVDTALDGLLAQMAAHVPVTTVTKIGAKDL; via the coding sequence GTGAAGCGTCTGGCCATTTATTGCGGCTCTGCCACGCCCGCCGACCCGGTCTATATCGACTGCGCGCGCGAAGTGGGCCGCACGCTTGCCGAGCGCGGGATTGGCGTCGTTTATGGCGGCGGGCGGCTCGGGCTGATGGGGGCGGTCGCCGATGCTGCGCTGGCGGCAGGCGGCGAGGTGATCGGGATCATCCCGCAGGCCTTGGTCGATGCCGAGGTGGCGCATAAAGGCTGCACCGAGTTGCACATCGTCGGCACGATGCACCAGCGCAAGCAGGCGTTTACCGATCTCAGCGACGGTTTCGTCAATCTGCCCGGCGGCACGGGTACGATGGACGAATTGTGGGAGGCGCTGAGCTGGGCGCAGATCGGTTATCATGCGAAGCCGGTCGGGTTGCTCAATATCGCGGGCTATTACGACCATCTGGTCGCTTTCTATCATCACATGGCCGAGGTCGGTTTCCTGCGCGCGCAGCACCGCGACATCATGCTTGTCGATACAGCACTCGACGGGTTGCTGGCGCAGATGGCCGCCCATGTGCCGGTGACGACGGTCACCAAGATCGGCGCGAAGGACCTTTGA